ATGGTCGTCGACGACAGCGCCGTGATCCGCCAGCGGCTCAAGTCGATCATTGAATCCGACCCTCGTTTCCGCGTCACGCTCGCGGCCGATCCTTATGAGGCGGTCGCCATGCTCAGCCGGTCGGTCCCCGGCGTGATCGTGCTGGACGTCGAGATGCCCCGGATGGACGGCCTGACCTTCCTCCGCAAGCTGATGAAGCAACACCCGATGCCCGTGGTGATGTGCACGTCGGTCGCCGAGCGGGCCGTCACGGCGCTGGAGATGGGGGCGATCGAGGTAATCGCCAAGCCCGATTGGCTCAACGCCGCTCGGCTGCCGGAGTGGTCGGAGAACCTGCTGGAGAGCGTCCGCAACGCCGCCCGAGCCGGCAAGCTCCCGTTGCGGGAAGAGCGCCCCCAGGCCGCCTCCGACCCCCGCCACTCGGCGGACGTCGTCCTGCCGCACGCTCCCTACATCCCTCGGGCGACCCTCGGTGAGCCGATCGTCGTCCTTGGGGTGAGCACGGGCGGCGTTCAGGCGATCCAGGCGTTGCTGCCCCACTTCCCGGCCGACGCCCCCGGTATGGTCGTCGTTCAGCACATGCCGGCCGACTTCACGGGCGCCTTCGCGGAACGCCTGAACAACGACCCCCGCATCCAGTTGGAAGTCGTCGAGGCCCGCCACCATGAGCCCATCCGTCGAGGGCGAGTTCTGGTCATCCCCGGCGGGACCTCGCACGGGCTCGTCCGACGCCACGGGTCGGGCTACCGCGTCGAGTTGAACGAGGGTCCGCCCGTCTGCCTCCACCGGCCGAGCGTGGAAGTTCTTTTCCGGTCGGCCGCGCAGGCCGCCGGCCCCGCCGCCGCGGGCGTCATCATGACCGGCATGGGCGACGACGGCGCGGGCGGCCTGCTTGAAATGCGCGAGGCCGGCTCGCTGACGATCGCCCAGAATGAGGCCACCTGCGTCGTCTTCGGCATGCCCCGCGAGGCCATCCGGCGCGGGGCCGCCCGTTACGTTGCGCCTCTCGACTCCATCCCCCACACCATCATGGCCTGGGTCGCCGACCCCGGCGCCGGCACCTGGCACTGATGCCAGGACGCCGGCGTCGTTGGGGCCGAGATCGCTCGTCGATCAATACGAGTCGGACGAAACGACTTCGCCGCCGGCTGCGGAGTTGATCGCCAGCCAGGTGGGCATGCTGATGCTGTTCTTGACGAACCGCACCGAGCCGTCGCCGAACAGGACGTTGATTCCGCCGGAGTGCTTGCTGCGAGCCCCGGCGTAGGCCAGCTTGTCGCCGGCGCCGCCGACGCAGGGGAGCCCCTGAACGGGTTCGCTGACGCAGAAGACCGTCTGGTTCAGGAAGTCGCCGCTGATGCCCGAACGGTAGTAGTCGGTCGGGTTGTTCGGCGCCAGCCGGGCCATGTACGAGGCACCGCCGGGGAGCGTCGACCACATCATGCCGCGGACGTCATACTGGGCGCCCTGGAGCACCTCCGCGGCGAGGGCCGTGTTGCTGGACCCGTCGGTCATGCCCGCGATCCCCATCGTGAAGAACCCGAACGCTCCCTTCTGGAACGTCGGCAGGGCCCCGGTTGCCGGGTCGACCATCGGGCTGACAGCCGGGGTCGTATCCTGCCCCCATTGCAGGTTCCCCCAGTTCGCCCCGTAGTTCCCCTTGGTGAAGGTGATGAAACTCATCGCCCCGCCGGCGTACGCCGGGGTAATCTGGAACTGGTTGATCCGGTCGCTGGGACACTGAAACGTGCTCATCTTCGTCGTGGCCACAGTGCTATTGGCGATCATCCCCAGGGGCAGCGGGAGGACGGGCCCCTCGGCCCCGAGCTGGAAGTTGTACGCGTTCGAGAGCACCCCCTGTTCGATGTAGGGGAGCATCAAGCAAAACCACGGGGTGTTCTGGCAGTTGCTGAAGATGTTCGTCTTGCAAGCCGAGGCCCCCGGGACGAGCGTGCCGCCGACGCCCTGGATGCAACCCGTCGGGAACGAATCGTTCGCCGTGTGATAGTTGTGCATCGCCAACCCGAGTTGCTTGAGGTTGTTGACGCACTGGGCGCGGCGCGCGGCTTCGCGCGCCGCCTGCACGGCCGGTAATAAGAGGGCGATCAACACCGCGATAATGGCGATGACGACCAGTAGCTCGATCAGCGTGAACGCGCGCAGCCTCGAAGACCTGGACATGTGCGACAGGCTCCTGAACGCGAATTGTCGGGAGAGGACGACCGAACAAGATCGATGACGGTTTGACTTGCCCTCGTCGACGAGGGACGCACCGATCACAATATCCATCGGCGGCGCCCGTGGCGAGAACGTTCTGTCAATGTCTTACAATTTTCAGAATCCCTAAATCCGACCCCCGCCTTCCTACGCTCGAAAGCCTGGCAGCGAAGGTTCGAAAAGGCCATGATGAAGCCGTGGCGCTGGGGTGAACCTCATATGAAGGGAGTCCGACGACGGTGGTCGACTTGCGCGTGAAGTTGGGGCGGCTCGAACTGAAGAATCCGGTCCTGACGGCCTCCGGGACGTTCGGCTACGTCCGCGAGATGGCGGGCTTCGTCCGACTCGACCGCCTCGGCGGCGTCGTCCCCAAGACCGTCACCCAGCGACCGAGGGCGGGAAATCCCACCCCCCGGACCGTCGAAACCCGTGCTGGACTGCTGAATGCCATCGGCCTCGACAACGACGGCATCGACCACTTCCGCGAGCACCATCTGCCCTACCTACGCACGCTCGGCACGGCTGTGATCGCGAATATCGCCGGTGAAGACGAGAATCAGTTCGTCGAGATGGCCGCAGCGCTGGGTGACGAGCCCGGTCTGGCGGCCGTCGAGTTGAACGTCTCGTGCCCGAACGTCAGCCACGGGCTCGATCTGGGCGTCGACGCCGCCGCTGTCGGCCGGCTGGTGCGGCGGACCCGCGAGGCTTGCCCGCACCCGATCATCGCCAAGCTGACCCCCAACGTCACCGACGTCGTCGCGATCGCCGCCGCCGCCGCCGAGGCCGGCGCGGACGCCGTCACACTCATCAACACCGTCCGGGGGATGGCGATCGACTGGCGCAAGCGCCGGCCGATCCTGGCCAACGACGTCGGCGGCCTGAGCGGGCCGGCAATCAAGCCGATCGCGCTGCGGATCGTTTGGGACGTCGCCCGCGCCCTGCCGAAGCTCCCCATCATCGCCGTGGGGGGGATCGCCGACGCCGACGACGCGCTCGAATTCCTGGTCGCCGGCGCCTCGGCCGTCCAGGTCGGCACCGCCACCTTCTACAACCCTCGCGCGGCCGAGGACGTCCTCGACGGGATGATCCAGCGCCTCGACGACGCCGGGATCGCGAACGTCTCCGAGATCATCGCTTCGGGGCGCTCGAACCGGGGCTGACGCCTCAGCGGCGGGCCAGCAGCCGAAACGGAGCCGTCGCCACGCGCCAGGCGGCGGCCAGTCCGATGCAGACGACAGCCCCGAGGATGGCGAAGCTCATCGGGCCGTCCTGGGCGTAGGCGCCCAGTTGAGAGGCGAACGCCCAATGTGCGGCGGCCCCGCAGGCGCCGCCCACCAGCGCAAGCTTCGTCTTGGGGATGCCGCCGAAGATCCAACCCAGGACGTTGACCACCCCCACCGCGAAGGTGAGAACACCGGCCGCCGCGAGCCCGAAGGTCGTCGCGGCGACGAGCGCCCCCAGGATCGATTTGGTGAAGATCCCGCCGACGATGAGTCCCGTCAGAGCCCCCGCGGCCCCGTAGTCGCGGACGGCGTCGGTCCAGTGGTCGTACGACGCTGGTGGGGCTTGCTGCCCTTCCCAACGGCGCCGGTCGGCCTCGCCGTTCCAGTAGCCGACGACCTCAGCCGCGGATCGCGGGGCACCGGTGGAGAAACCCGTCGATCCCGCGTTGTATCCGCGGTTGTAGTCTTCAAGGCTCATGGGGGATCCCCTCCGCCTGGTCGATCGGCCGCGACATCGCAGCACTTCTGGGAAATCGACGACGGCGGACCAGCCGCTTGAGCCGTTCCCGTCAGCGATCGCGCCGGACGACCCGAAAGACCGTCCCTTGCCGAGGGCCGGCCTCGTCGACCGTGCGGACGGGGACTCTCGTGCAGGCGAAGCCCCGCGCGGCGACCAGATCGGGGAAGTCCTCGGACGCGGTCCGATACGGAGTCGTCAGCAAGGCCTCGCCGCCGGGGGCGAGCATCCGGTCGAGGACGTCGACGACCAGCGGGACCAGCCGCCGTTCGTAGAGCACGTCGGCCCCGAGGATCCGGGGGAAGGTCAGCGCAGGGGGCTGCCGCCAGTCGAGGATGAGCGTTTCGGCGCGGTCGGCGGGGAAGCCGCTCTCGGAGACGCTGCGGTGGATGAAATCGAAGGGGGCGGGTTCGTAGTCGCTGAACCGGACGCGGAAGCCCAGCGCCATTGCGGCGAGCCCCCCCAGGCCCAGTCCGCAGCCCAGTTCCAGCACCTCGTCGTCCCCCGGCGCGACGCCTCCCCAAAGCTCGGCGACGGCCTCCACGAGCATCCGGGCTCCGGGCCAGACGTACGCCCAGTAGGGCATGTAGTCGTCGGCGCGGTTGCGGTCGTGGACGTCCGGGTCGTCCAGCAGTCGGTCAGGGTCGGCGGGACGCACCAGTCGAATGGGTCGGCCGGCGACTTCAAAGGTGGAGACGGCGGCGGGGCCGCGATACACGGAGGAGGCGAGGGACATCGGCGGTCTTTCGAGGCTGGATCAGGTGGTTTGACGTTCGGCTTATACTTCAATTAAGTCCGCCGCAACGACCGGGAGAACGACGACGCGGCGGGCGATCCTTCAGCGTAGGAGATCGCGTCGACGATGGACGCTCCCAGGAATGAGGACCCGACAGCCCCCCGCGCGGCGATCGACTCGCGGGTAAGCCTCTCGATCCTCACAGTGCCGGGCCAGGCTAACCCGTTCGGCACGCTGCACGGCGGGGTCATGCTGCGGATGGCCGACGAATGCGGGGCGGTCTCGGCCCTGCGGCACGTCGGCAAGGGCCAGGTCACGACGGCCGCGATGGACTCCATGACGTTCCTGTGCCCGGTCTACGTCGGCGAGCGGGTGGAGATCGTCGCCGAGGTCACCCACGCCGGGCGAACCTCGATCGAGACCCAGATCGAGATCTACGCCGAGGCCTTGCAGCACCCCGGTCGGCGCAAGGTGGGCTCAGGCTATGCGCTTTACGTCGCGCTCGACGACGAGGGGAGGCGCCCCCACGAGGTTCCCCCCTTGCTGTCGGTCACTGAGGCCGACCGCCTCCGCGACGAGGCCGCCGCCGCCCGCCAGGCCGTTCGGCTGGCCCGGCGGGAGGAGGCGAAGCGGCACAAGGCGGATTTTCTCTGATCCGACGCGACGGCCCGCGAACATCCCGTAGGCTGGGCCGAAGACCCAGCCTACCAGCCGCCAACGACTCAGTTCGTCGCCGGAGGGGCTTCGGCGGTGGTCGAAACTGCGCCGGGGACCTCGAACTTGGGGACGGTCTCGTCGACCGTGGTCGAGCTGGACGACGAGCCCTCGTAGGACGACTTCGGGGCCTGGTACGGGGTGGTGTAGTTCGAGATCGCCGAGGACGACGACGAGTCGACGTCAAGGGCGCTGGTGACCTCGTTGAGGCCCTTCTTGAACTCGACGATCCCCTTGCCGAGCGACCGTCCCACCTCGGGGAGCCGCTTGCCGAAGAGCAAGACGGCCAGCCCCATGACGATCATCATCTCCATCGGCCCGAGATTCGGAAGCATGCGGCAGGCTCCGTAATGCGCTGGCGGTCGATCCGCTTCTGGTCCGGGTCAGGGGGTCGGCGGGGTGATCTTCTTGTCGGCGTTGACGGCCTGGTCGAGTTCGTCCTCGATGCCGGCGACGCCCTTCTTGAACTCGGTCACGCTCTTGCCGAGCGACCGCATCACGCTGGGGAGGCGGTTGCCGAACATCAGGAGCGAGACGAACGCCACCACGAGCAGTTCCGTCGTGCCGAGGTTGGGCAGGAAGGCGAGAGGCAGGGGCATGGCTGGGTCCTCTGTCGGTCGAATAGGGTCGGTCGGGTCGACTTCGAAATCAGATCAATGAGGTCCGGCGGCGATCAGGGTCCGAGTGACGATCCAGGCGGCCACGGCCGCCGCGGCGATCAAAGCGAGCGCCCAGAAGAGGCGGTCGCCCCGAATCAACGAGGCTCCGACGGGTTTGGGGGGCTTGCGCCCTCCTCGCCGGACGGGGCTGATCCAGGGCATGACGGTTTTGGCGCGGTCGCTCTTGAGCACGCCCGAGCGGCCGTAGAGCGCCGCGGCGACCATCGCGATCAACACCAGCTCGCGAAATCCGATCATCGCGCCTCGCCCTTGGCTCGCAAAAGCGGTCGGAGGACGCCTGATCCGCGACGGACGCGGAGGCGCTTGTATGAGAAGGTGAGGCCCACGGGAAGCGGGCCGCCGAGGAATTGTCGCGCACGGGGCGCCGCCAGGTTGGTGGGGGCCGACAGCTCGGCTCCGCCCATAGGCCAATGCGTCTCGACAGGGACGACGCGGGTGGGACTACGTTCTACTTATCCTACCGCGGCTGCGCCCCCTGTCAATCCCCCAGCCGAGGACGGAGAGGAGGCGAGCCTCGGGGGCCTTCGTCAGGATTTCTTAACCTTGGCCTTGGCGGGGTCCTCGATCGTCCCGGCGGCCTTGGGCGCGGCCTTGAACTCGTCGGCGGTCATCTTGCGGATCGTGCGATTCTTCATCAGGACGAAGCCGCCGGAATCCGGGACCGACTTCTCGTAGGCGAGAACCTCGTCGGCCGAGTCTCCCTTACCGCCGGGGGTCGTGTCGTCGAGTTTCACGCTCCAGATCACAACCAGATTGCCCGACCTCACTCCCTGGACTCCCTCGGGCATGGACTCGGCGAAGGAGGCAAAGTCCTTGATCCCCGAAGGCGGCTTCTTCTGGGTGTCGGTGAAGGCGGCGTAAAGAGCGCCGATCTGGGCGAGCGGGCCGTTCTCGGACTCGGCCGACGTGACGCTGTTGTTCACGGTCGGACCGCCGTCGCAGCCGGCGACGGCTCCCAGGCCGGCCGCGACGATCAGCGGGGCGACAATAGTTCGAAACATGGCGTTCCCCTATCTGTCTCTCGTTCGGGATGGTTGGAAAGCAAGACCGGGCGGCGAGCCCCAAGGGGACGCCGCCCGGTCGTTCGATCGGCTGGCTGAAGGGCTGAGATCAGAGGGCGTCGGCGCTGATGACCTCGCCGCCGGCGCGGGTCCCCACGGCCATCCAGGTCGGCAGGCTAATCGAGTCCTTGACGAAGCGAACCGAGCCGTCGGCGTTAAGCACGCACACGCCGCCGGAGTGGTTGCTGCGGGCCGCAATGTGTGAAGCGCCGGCCGCTGAATCCAAGCAGTCGAAGCCCTTGTAGTTGGGCGGGACGGTGTGGGCGTAGGTGGACATCGCCTGAAGCGCCCGGTGATACTGCAGGCCACGGTAGTTCAGCGGCAGATACGTGCTGGTATCGCAGTCGCTGGGGGGCGCGTAGTTGCCGGCCGTCGTCGTCCAACCCTGCGAGCGATGGGCCATATCCTTGGCCATGATCTGGGTCGTCGTCGACGGCTGGCTGGACCGCTTGGTCTCCGAGAACATCGCCGTGTTGCTGGTGCCGTCGGTGATCGAGGCGATCGTCACCGTGCTAGTCACCTTGCGGAAGTCGGGGTTGGTGGCGATGCTTCCGGTCAGATTGAAGGTGATATTGAAAATGCCGAGCAGGATCGTATTGGTCTCCGCCGTCCCCACCGCGGGGGTGTTGAAGAGTTGGGCGGCCGTGGCGCCGATGCAGCCGTAATAGCTGTTCGATCCGTAGGGCTGGCCGCTGCTGCCGGTCATCTTGTTGGCCGTCATGTCGGACGGGCAGACGAACGAGGCGATCTGCTGACACCTCGCCGTCTCGTTCTCCGGATAGGTGTGGACGTCGAGGTCCAGGTTGAAGGCCCCGTACAGCGAAGCCTGCTCCATATAGGGCAGAATCAGCGTCAGGATCGATCCGCGGATGTACGCGGCGGTAAGCGCGCCGGAGACCTTGGGAACGGGCCCCTGGCCGTCGGGGAACTTGGTGTTGGCGTTCTCGAAGTTATGGACCGCCAGGCCGATCTGCTTGAGATTGTTGACGCATTGGGCCCGCCGGGCCGCCTCGCGGGCCGCCTGCACGGCCGGCAGCAGGAGGGCGATCAGGACGGCGATGATGGCGATCACCACCAAGAGCTCGATCAGCGTGAAGCCGCGACGTGGGAGTGGTGTCATGGGAGAGCATCCTGGTCGAAAGGGGGGAATCCCTCGCCGAGGGGCGGTGTGCGGGAGGCCTTCGAACATTGAAGGCGTGCAAGCCCGGGAGCCTCGGTCGGAGAGGCCTTTGAGCGAACGCAAGGCTGAGTTTTTGAATTGATAAGGACGGTAGGCGGGACGTCGCCGTCGAGAAATCCGCCGATCGGAGGCCTGGCCGGTCGACATGACACCGCCGGTGGTCATTCAATCAAACAGGGACGACCCAGGCGACTTAAAATTTCGTAATTTCTTCTGCTGTGTTGATATTTCTCATCGCAACTCATGATGATCCCAAATCCGGGTCCAGATGCAGCGGTTTGCTCTGTGGCTGCAGCGAAGCAGCAGCCCTGAGTTCGACAAGGCCAACTGCCCCCCAGAGGCGATGTCTCTCGTGGACACTCCACGGGAATTTCCGATCTCTTGGCGACAGGATCAGAGAAGCGGAGGAGGTTCGCCTCAACCAACTTCTCTCAGACCCTGTAGGCGACGGGCCGCCTCGTCGAGGGTCTCGTCCTTCTTGCAGAAGCAGAAGCGGACGTACGACCTGCCCAGTTCCTTGTCGCGGAAGAAGCTGGAACCGGGGACGGTCGCCACGCCGACTTCGCGCACGAGCTTCTCGGCGAAGGCGACGTCGTCGGTCGCCCCGAACGGGCGGATTCCGGCCATGATGTAGTACGCCCCCTGCGGCGCGGCGAACTCGAAGCCGACGTCCCAGAGCACCTGGCTGAAGCGGTCGCGCCGCGCCTGGTAGGAGGCGGCGAGGCCGTCGTAGTATTCGCGGGGCAGCCGATAGGCGACGGCCCCAGCCTCCTGGAGCGGGGCCGCCGCGCCGATCGACACAAAGTCGTGGACCTGGCGGAACGCCTTGGTCAGATGCGTCGGCGCGAGGATCGTGCCGACCCGCCAGCCGGTGACGGAGTACGTCTTCGACATCCCGCCGACCGTGACCGACCGCTCCCACATGCCGTCGAGCGACGCCAGAGCGACGTGTTTACGGCCGTCGTAGACGATGTGCTCGTAGATCTCGTCGGTGATCCCGATCACGTCCCACTTGCGGCAGAGGGCGGCGACGGCCTCCAGCTCCTCGCGCGAGCAGACGCCCCCCGTGGGGTTGTTCGGGTTGCAGAGCACGATGGCCTTGGTGCGGTCATTGAAGGCGGCGGCCAACTCGTCGGGGTCGAAGCTCCAGTCGGGGGGACGGACGGGGACGAACCGGGGCGTCGCGCCGGCGAGAACGCAGTCAGGCCAGTAGTTCTCGTAGAAGGGCTGCGAGAGGATCACCTCGTCGCCGGGGTTGATGATCGAGAGCAGGGCGACGAGCATCGCCTCGGTGCTGCCGCAGGTGACGGTGATCTCGGATTCAGGGTCGACGGTCAGGTCCAGGTGCCAGGCGGCGTGTTCGGCGATCGCATGGCGGAGGTCGTGGGCGCCCCAGGTGATCGCGTACTGGTTGACGTCGTCCTGGATGGCGCGGCAG
The window above is part of the Paludisphaera rhizosphaerae genome. Proteins encoded here:
- a CDS encoding DUF1559 family PulG-like putative transporter, with amino-acid sequence MSRSSRLRAFTLIELLVVIAIIAVLIALLLPAVQAAREAARRAQCVNNLKQLGLAMHNYHTANDSFPTGCIQGVGGTLVPGASACKTNIFSNCQNTPWFCLMLPYIEQGVLSNAYNFQLGAEGPVLPLPLGMIANSTVATTKMSTFQCPSDRINQFQITPAYAGGAMSFITFTKGNYGANWGNLQWGQDTTPAVSPMVDPATGALPTFQKGAFGFFTMGIAGMTDGSSNTALAAEVLQGAQYDVRGMMWSTLPGGASYMARLAPNNPTDYYRSGISGDFLNQTVFCVSEPVQGLPCVGGAGDKLAYAGARSKHSGGINVLFGDGSVRFVKNSISMPTWLAINSAAGGEVVSSDSY
- a CDS encoding dihydroorotate dehydrogenase, giving the protein MVDLRVKLGRLELKNPVLTASGTFGYVREMAGFVRLDRLGGVVPKTVTQRPRAGNPTPRTVETRAGLLNAIGLDNDGIDHFREHHLPYLRTLGTAVIANIAGEDENQFVEMAAALGDEPGLAAVELNVSCPNVSHGLDLGVDAAAVGRLVRRTREACPHPIIAKLTPNVTDVVAIAAAAAEAGADAVTLINTVRGMAIDWRKRRPILANDVGGLSGPAIKPIALRIVWDVARALPKLPIIAVGGIADADDALEFLVAGASAVQVGTATFYNPRAAEDVLDGMIQRLDDAGIANVSEIIASGRSNRG
- a CDS encoding Sec-independent protein translocase subunit TatA/TatB; the encoded protein is MLPNLGPMEMMIVMGLAVLLFGKRLPEVGRSLGKGIVEFKKGLNEVTSALDVDSSSSSAISNYTTPYQAPKSSYEGSSSSSTTVDETVPKFEVPGAVSTTAEAPPATN
- a CDS encoding class I SAM-dependent methyltransferase, whose translation is MSLASSVYRGPAAVSTFEVAGRPIRLVRPADPDRLLDDPDVHDRNRADDYMPYWAYVWPGARMLVEAVAELWGGVAPGDDEVLELGCGLGLGGLAAMALGFRVRFSDYEPAPFDFIHRSVSESGFPADRAETLILDWRQPPALTFPRILGADVLYERRLVPLVVDVLDRMLAPGGEALLTTPYRTASEDFPDLVAARGFACTRVPVRTVDEAGPRQGTVFRVVRRDR
- a CDS encoding acyl-CoA thioesterase translates to MDAPRNEDPTAPRAAIDSRVSLSILTVPGQANPFGTLHGGVMLRMADECGAVSALRHVGKGQVTTAAMDSMTFLCPVYVGERVEIVAEVTHAGRTSIETQIEIYAEALQHPGRRKVGSGYALYVALDDEGRRPHEVPPLLSVTEADRLRDEAAAARQAVRLARREEAKRHKADFL
- a CDS encoding protein-glutamate methylesterase/protein-glutamine glutaminase: MALRDRSKTSPPGHHVTIEVMVVDDSAVIRQRLKSIIESDPRFRVTLAADPYEAVAMLSRSVPGVIVLDVEMPRMDGLTFLRKLMKQHPMPVVMCTSVAERAVTALEMGAIEVIAKPDWLNAARLPEWSENLLESVRNAARAGKLPLREERPQAASDPRHSADVVLPHAPYIPRATLGEPIVVLGVSTGGVQAIQALLPHFPADAPGMVVVQHMPADFTGAFAERLNNDPRIQLEVVEARHHEPIRRGRVLVIPGGTSHGLVRRHGSGYRVELNEGPPVCLHRPSVEVLFRSAAQAAGPAAAGVIMTGMGDDGAGGLLEMREAGSLTIAQNEATCVVFGMPREAIRRGAARYVAPLDSIPHTIMAWVADPGAGTWH
- a CDS encoding DUF1559 family PulG-like putative transporter, encoding MTPLPRRGFTLIELLVVIAIIAVLIALLLPAVQAAREAARRAQCVNNLKQIGLAVHNFENANTKFPDGQGPVPKVSGALTAAYIRGSILTLILPYMEQASLYGAFNLDLDVHTYPENETARCQQIASFVCPSDMTANKMTGSSGQPYGSNSYYGCIGATAAQLFNTPAVGTAETNTILLGIFNITFNLTGSIATNPDFRKVTSTVTIASITDGTSNTAMFSETKRSSQPSTTTQIMAKDMAHRSQGWTTTAGNYAPPSDCDTSTYLPLNYRGLQYHRALQAMSTYAHTVPPNYKGFDCLDSAAGASHIAARSNHSGGVCVLNADGSVRFVKDSISLPTWMAVGTRAGGEVISADAL
- a CDS encoding Sec-independent protein translocase subunit TatA/TatB — protein: MPLPLAFLPNLGTTELLVVAFVSLLMFGNRLPSVMRSLGKSVTEFKKGVAGIEDELDQAVNADKKITPPTP
- a CDS encoding pyridoxal phosphate-dependent aminotransferase translates to MQHPLLSVKSSRFTDSVIRGMSIEARRHGAVNLAQGMPDFPAPQVLKDAACRAIQDDVNQYAITWGAHDLRHAIAEHAAWHLDLTVDPESEITVTCGSTEAMLVALLSIINPGDEVILSQPFYENYWPDCVLAGATPRFVPVRPPDWSFDPDELAAAFNDRTKAIVLCNPNNPTGGVCSREELEAVAALCRKWDVIGITDEIYEHIVYDGRKHVALASLDGMWERSVTVGGMSKTYSVTGWRVGTILAPTHLTKAFRQVHDFVSIGAAAPLQEAGAVAYRLPREYYDGLAASYQARRDRFSQVLWDVGFEFAAPQGAYYIMAGIRPFGATDDVAFAEKLVREVGVATVPGSSFFRDKELGRSYVRFCFCKKDETLDEAARRLQGLREVG